The following proteins come from a genomic window of Larimichthys crocea isolate SSNF chromosome XV, L_crocea_2.0, whole genome shotgun sequence:
- the ccdc187 gene encoding coiled-coil domain-containing protein 187 isoform X2 — translation MAELEIDQSNLPRVQEVCQCFAVLEDGALAHNLQEQEIEQYYSTNIQKNQLVQNDIRVAKQLQDEEEEQRAEQSALLRQASRQLEEQDFEYARIIQEELQRCAEEAQRREQDDEEIAKRLQEEEQQRMRRRSREHEGQSEGNSSDDLPSPHQHTLSSPRQGGEQYSSITTRWQCSTSHNHSDLAEPWADSPRGVPARKNTTSWSNQGHQDSFREIRSELREALSEDSEDSDSVFSDQLSVLSQRLKERLNTAPPRCRASLHQLQERKYRSLCSRRSFPDELRVWEEERGEWDEDYYENSDPDKRRPWNFHEERHHRDNHEGVQRSRDHDRDSRSGEVRDRRCSRTASVRLPEKSKHSNRDLARTWSFRENPDKRVHFRDDTRTSNRQRPESSSVWEMLGQVLRERGVPVRLGGNGAPLQIMPRSRNSQVLHGSEVSCSDTQPHQRVFQRAATTRHSFHGDIRERRRMSYRDNSGRDQREDRDRHRNIVEHKGEVYEIRSRDSCLANRERGGSASGSEHRFTNDNERERNANDYRVKRTTSQRRHWHNTVEERLSSEEEQQVERRVEQPHRSAPRRSQSLSSSRASTRHRSRHMAAGMSPRPEAGEESLDLLELQQVLQDEELARKLQEEEEKLLRRNSQPSPRSSYPEGDFRVAQVAQDEEIAHFMQKQEIKSKRRSRELEGPASWREHRAMISHHDRRAVRDRQVPRERLDSEGLPSPTEDCSPENQPPSPTSTIPQAQQIRNIAEELDPTFQARRQGMDSLRVGQTAPTCQSLPVPQSGLHDFLEEPTFIPPTKRQTDKPGRTKPKEKKENCKQQ, via the exons tgtgtcagtgttttgctGTGCTGGAGGATGGAGCATTGGCGCACAACCTGCAGGAACAGGAGA TTGAGCAATATTATAGCACCAACATCCAGAAGAACCAGCTAGTGCAAAATGACATTCGTGTAGCCAAACAGCTgcaggatgaggaagaggagcagagagccGAGCAGAGCGCTCTCCTCAGACAGGCCTCCAGGCAACT AGAGGAGCAAGACTTTGAGTATGCACGTATAATTCAAGAAGAGCTCCAGCGTTGTGCAGAGGAGGcccagaggagagagcaggacgATGAG GAAATAGCTAAACGACTGcaggaagaggagcagcagagaatgaggaggaggagcagagagcacGAGGGCCAGAGTGAAG GCAACTCCAGCGATGATCTACCATCCCCACACCAGCATACACTCAGCAGCCCTCGCCAAGGAGGGGAGCAGTACTCTTCTATCACCACCAGGTGGCAATGTTCTACCTCTCACAATCATTCAGACTTAGCCGAGCCTTGGGCTGACTCCCCCAGGGGGGTACCAGCTCGGAAAAACACAACTTCATGGTCAAATCAAGGACACCAAGATTCCTTTAGGGAAATCAGGAGTGAACTGAGAGAGGCTTTGAGTGAGGATTCGGAGGATTCTGACTCGGTTTTCTCTGACCAGCTCTCTGTCTTGTCCCAGAGACTGAAAGAAAGACTTAACACAGCACCCCCTCGATGCCGGGCATCTTTACATCAGCTGcaagagagaaaatacagaaGTCTCTGTTCTCGTAGGAGCTTCCCAGATGAGCTCAGAGtttgggaggaggagagaggagagtgggATGAGGACTATTATGAAAATAGTGACCCAGATAAGAGGAGGCCTTGGAATTTTCATGAGGAAAGGCACCACAGAGATAACCACGAGGGTGTACAGAGGAGCAGAGATCATGATAGAGACTCTAGGTCAGGCGAGGTGAGAGATAGGCGATGTAGTCGCACTGCGTCTGTCAGGCTACCTGAAAAGagtaaacacagcaacagagacCTAGCAAGAACTTGGAGCTTTAGGGAAAACCCTGACAAACGTGTCCATTTTCGGGACGACACCAGGACCTCTAACAGGCAGCGGCCTGAAAGCAGCAGTGTCTGGGAGATGTTAGGCCAGGTCCTCAGAGAGAGGGGTGTGCCTGTGAGACTTGGAGGCAACGGGGCACCACTTCAAATAATGCCCCGAAGCAGAAACAGCCAGGTGCTTCACGGGAGCGAGGTCTCCTGCAGCGACACCCAACCGCATCAGAGAGTCTTCCAGAGAGCAGCCACCACCAGGCacagtttccatggagatatcagggagaggaggagaatgtCATACCGTGATAACAGTGGGAGAGATCAGAGAGAAGACCGAGACAGGCACCGTAATATTGTAGAGCATAAAGGAGAGGTTTATGAGATTAGAAGTAGAGACTCCTGTCTTGCTAACAGAGAAAGGGGAGGCAGTGCAAGTGGGAGTGAGCACAGATTTACTAATGATAACGAGAGGGAGAGGAATGCAAATGATTACAGGGTCAAGAGGACAACGAGCCAACGCAGGCATTGGCACAACACCGTAGAAGAAAGATTAAgctcagaggaggagcagcaggtggagaggagagtAGAGCAGCCCCACCGAAGCGCTCCACGGCGTAGCCAaagcctcagcagcagcagggcttcAACCAGACATAGGTCAAGGCACATGGCAGCAG GAATGTCCCCGCGACCAGAGGCAGGCGAGGAAAGCCTGGACCtgttggagctgcagcaggttcTGCAGGATGAAGAGTTGGCTCGTAAgcttcaggaggaagaggaaaagctTTTGAGAAGG aactCCCAGCCCTCTCCACGTAGTTCTTACCCAGAGGGAGACTTCAGAGTAGCACAAGTGGCGCAGGATGAG GAAATTGCACATTTTATGCAGAAGCAGGAAATTAAGTCAAAGCGTCGTTCTCGTGAGCTGGAGGGGCCGGCATCGTGGCGCGAGCACAGAGCGATGATTAGTCATCATGACAGACGAGCTGTACGTGACAGACAG GTCCCCCGAGAGAGGCTCGACTCAGAGGGCCTTCCTTCACCCACTGAGGACTGCTCTCCAGAGAACCAGCCACCAAGCCCTACCTCCACTATACC ACAAGCCCAGCAGATCAGAAACATTGCGGAAGAGCTTGATCCGACCTTTCAGGCGAGGAGACAAGGCATGGACAGCCTCAGAGTGGGACAAACAG CTCCAACCTGTCAATCACTTCCTGTGCCGCAGTCTGGATTACACGACTTCCTCGAGGAGCCTACTTTCATCCCACCCACGAAACggcaaacagacaaaccagGGCGCACTAAAcccaaagagaagaaagaaaattgcAAGCAGCAATAA
- the ccdc187 gene encoding coiled-coil domain-containing protein 187 isoform X1, whose translation MNLEASHSYLSPVTPSGETSALCQCFAVLEDGALAHNLQEQEIEQYYSTNIQKNQLVQNDIRVAKQLQDEEEEQRAEQSALLRQASRQLEEQDFEYARIIQEELQRCAEEAQRREQDDEEIAKRLQEEEQQRMRRRSREHEGQSEGNSSDDLPSPHQHTLSSPRQGGEQYSSITTRWQCSTSHNHSDLAEPWADSPRGVPARKNTTSWSNQGHQDSFREIRSELREALSEDSEDSDSVFSDQLSVLSQRLKERLNTAPPRCRASLHQLQERKYRSLCSRRSFPDELRVWEEERGEWDEDYYENSDPDKRRPWNFHEERHHRDNHEGVQRSRDHDRDSRSGEVRDRRCSRTASVRLPEKSKHSNRDLARTWSFRENPDKRVHFRDDTRTSNRQRPESSSVWEMLGQVLRERGVPVRLGGNGAPLQIMPRSRNSQVLHGSEVSCSDTQPHQRVFQRAATTRHSFHGDIRERRRMSYRDNSGRDQREDRDRHRNIVEHKGEVYEIRSRDSCLANRERGGSASGSEHRFTNDNERERNANDYRVKRTTSQRRHWHNTVEERLSSEEEQQVERRVEQPHRSAPRRSQSLSSSRASTRHRSRHMAAGMSPRPEAGEESLDLLELQQVLQDEELARKLQEEEEKLLRRNSQPSPRSSYPEGDFRVAQVAQDEEIAHFMQKQEIKSKRRSRELEGPASWREHRAMISHHDRRAVRDRQVPRERLDSEGLPSPTEDCSPENQPPSPTSTIPQAQQIRNIAEELDPTFQARRQGMDSLRVGQTAPTCQSLPVPQSGLHDFLEEPTFIPPTKRQTDKPGRTKPKEKKENCKQQ comes from the exons ATGAATCTCGAGGCCTCCCATTCATACCTGTCACCAGTGACGCCATCCGGCGAAACTTCAGCTT tgtgtcagtgttttgctGTGCTGGAGGATGGAGCATTGGCGCACAACCTGCAGGAACAGGAGA TTGAGCAATATTATAGCACCAACATCCAGAAGAACCAGCTAGTGCAAAATGACATTCGTGTAGCCAAACAGCTgcaggatgaggaagaggagcagagagccGAGCAGAGCGCTCTCCTCAGACAGGCCTCCAGGCAACT AGAGGAGCAAGACTTTGAGTATGCACGTATAATTCAAGAAGAGCTCCAGCGTTGTGCAGAGGAGGcccagaggagagagcaggacgATGAG GAAATAGCTAAACGACTGcaggaagaggagcagcagagaatgaggaggaggagcagagagcacGAGGGCCAGAGTGAAG GCAACTCCAGCGATGATCTACCATCCCCACACCAGCATACACTCAGCAGCCCTCGCCAAGGAGGGGAGCAGTACTCTTCTATCACCACCAGGTGGCAATGTTCTACCTCTCACAATCATTCAGACTTAGCCGAGCCTTGGGCTGACTCCCCCAGGGGGGTACCAGCTCGGAAAAACACAACTTCATGGTCAAATCAAGGACACCAAGATTCCTTTAGGGAAATCAGGAGTGAACTGAGAGAGGCTTTGAGTGAGGATTCGGAGGATTCTGACTCGGTTTTCTCTGACCAGCTCTCTGTCTTGTCCCAGAGACTGAAAGAAAGACTTAACACAGCACCCCCTCGATGCCGGGCATCTTTACATCAGCTGcaagagagaaaatacagaaGTCTCTGTTCTCGTAGGAGCTTCCCAGATGAGCTCAGAGtttgggaggaggagagaggagagtgggATGAGGACTATTATGAAAATAGTGACCCAGATAAGAGGAGGCCTTGGAATTTTCATGAGGAAAGGCACCACAGAGATAACCACGAGGGTGTACAGAGGAGCAGAGATCATGATAGAGACTCTAGGTCAGGCGAGGTGAGAGATAGGCGATGTAGTCGCACTGCGTCTGTCAGGCTACCTGAAAAGagtaaacacagcaacagagacCTAGCAAGAACTTGGAGCTTTAGGGAAAACCCTGACAAACGTGTCCATTTTCGGGACGACACCAGGACCTCTAACAGGCAGCGGCCTGAAAGCAGCAGTGTCTGGGAGATGTTAGGCCAGGTCCTCAGAGAGAGGGGTGTGCCTGTGAGACTTGGAGGCAACGGGGCACCACTTCAAATAATGCCCCGAAGCAGAAACAGCCAGGTGCTTCACGGGAGCGAGGTCTCCTGCAGCGACACCCAACCGCATCAGAGAGTCTTCCAGAGAGCAGCCACCACCAGGCacagtttccatggagatatcagggagaggaggagaatgtCATACCGTGATAACAGTGGGAGAGATCAGAGAGAAGACCGAGACAGGCACCGTAATATTGTAGAGCATAAAGGAGAGGTTTATGAGATTAGAAGTAGAGACTCCTGTCTTGCTAACAGAGAAAGGGGAGGCAGTGCAAGTGGGAGTGAGCACAGATTTACTAATGATAACGAGAGGGAGAGGAATGCAAATGATTACAGGGTCAAGAGGACAACGAGCCAACGCAGGCATTGGCACAACACCGTAGAAGAAAGATTAAgctcagaggaggagcagcaggtggagaggagagtAGAGCAGCCCCACCGAAGCGCTCCACGGCGTAGCCAaagcctcagcagcagcagggcttcAACCAGACATAGGTCAAGGCACATGGCAGCAG GAATGTCCCCGCGACCAGAGGCAGGCGAGGAAAGCCTGGACCtgttggagctgcagcaggttcTGCAGGATGAAGAGTTGGCTCGTAAgcttcaggaggaagaggaaaagctTTTGAGAAGG aactCCCAGCCCTCTCCACGTAGTTCTTACCCAGAGGGAGACTTCAGAGTAGCACAAGTGGCGCAGGATGAG GAAATTGCACATTTTATGCAGAAGCAGGAAATTAAGTCAAAGCGTCGTTCTCGTGAGCTGGAGGGGCCGGCATCGTGGCGCGAGCACAGAGCGATGATTAGTCATCATGACAGACGAGCTGTACGTGACAGACAG GTCCCCCGAGAGAGGCTCGACTCAGAGGGCCTTCCTTCACCCACTGAGGACTGCTCTCCAGAGAACCAGCCACCAAGCCCTACCTCCACTATACC ACAAGCCCAGCAGATCAGAAACATTGCGGAAGAGCTTGATCCGACCTTTCAGGCGAGGAGACAAGGCATGGACAGCCTCAGAGTGGGACAAACAG CTCCAACCTGTCAATCACTTCCTGTGCCGCAGTCTGGATTACACGACTTCCTCGAGGAGCCTACTTTCATCCCACCCACGAAACggcaaacagacaaaccagGGCGCACTAAAcccaaagagaagaaagaaaattgcAAGCAGCAATAA
- the tnfrsf9a gene encoding tumor necrosis factor receptor superfamily member 9a, giving the protein MAVILWAMGLSLLAQCCLCSVEQVGCLKWRQDGNNVCCDACHPGNRLVRECGPSPKDLCKPCEPKRFTTNPKDYRCKQCTQCVGALVLVKECTSTTDTQCGCKEGLMCGDAVCSFCIKRCDKGQEPTENRSCKSCPEGTFNNQIHQKCKPWSKCPGVIESRGDAFNDVKCANVSVEPVIKPAKPDDQEQTWPLVVSVATSVFLIAFTIVTIVVVTVKIHQKRQKTKKLNRKTPIVKTPIVKTPIIRTPTDDPATLIAIECSFHEAQQEQGSSSESLDSKESTDQLIGSMERGTGTLPR; this is encoded by the exons ATGGCTGTGATCCTGTGGGCAATGGGTCTCTCTCTGCTTGCTCAGTGCTGTCTGTGCAGTGTTGAACAGGTCGGCTGTTTAAAATGGAGACAAGATGGGAACAATGTCTGCTGTGACGCCTGTCATCCTG gAAACCGCCTGGTCAGAGAGTGTGGCCCAAGTCCAAAAGATCTCTGTAAGCCTTGTGAGCCCAAAAGATTTACAACTAATCCCAAAGACTACAGGTGCAAacagtgtacacagtgtgtaG GTGCTTTAGTTCTAGTGAAAGAATGCACATCCACTACTGACACACAGTGTGGTTGCAAAGAAGGACTCATGTGTGGTGATGCCGTTTGTTCATTCTGTATCAAGAGGTGCGACAAAGGTCAGGAGCCTACAGAGAACC GTTCTTGCAAGTCATGTCCAGAGGGAACCTTCAACAACCAAATTCACCAAAAGTGTAAACCCTGGAGCAA GTGTCCAGGTGTCATTGAATCCCGGGGAGATGCTTTTAATGACGTCAAGTGTGCTAATGTTTCTGTTGAACCAGTGATCAAGCCAGCTAAACCTG ATGACCAGGAACAGACGTGGCCGCTGGTCGTATCTGTGGCCACCAGTGTTTTTCTGATAGCCTTCACCATCGTCACCATCGTCGTGGTGACTGTGAAAATCCaccagaaaagacagaagactaAAAAGCTGAACAGAAAAACACCGATCGTCAAAACACCGATCGTCAAAACACCGATCATCAGGACCCCTACAG atGACCCCGCAACATTAATAGCAATTGAGTGTAGTTTCCACGAGGCCCAGCAAGAGCAGGGCAGCAGCTCAGAGTCACTTGACTCCAAAGAATCCACAGATCAGCTCATTGGATCAATGGAAAGGGGAACTGGAACACTGCCACGCTGA
- the ccdc187 gene encoding coiled-coil domain-containing protein 187 isoform X3, producing the protein MNLEASHSYLSPVTPSGETSALCQCFAVLEDGALAHNLQEQEIEQYYSTNIQKNQLVQNDIRVAKQLQDEEEEQRAEQSALLRQASRQLEEQDFEYARIIQEELQRCAEEAQRREQDDEEIAKRLQEEEQQRMRRRSREHEGQSEGMSPRPEAGEESLDLLELQQVLQDEELARKLQEEEEKLLRRNSQPSPRSSYPEGDFRVAQVAQDEEIAHFMQKQEIKSKRRSRELEGPASWREHRAMISHHDRRAVRDRQVPRERLDSEGLPSPTEDCSPENQPPSPTSTIPQAQQIRNIAEELDPTFQARRQGMDSLRVGQTAPTCQSLPVPQSGLHDFLEEPTFIPPTKRQTDKPGRTKPKEKKENCKQQ; encoded by the exons ATGAATCTCGAGGCCTCCCATTCATACCTGTCACCAGTGACGCCATCCGGCGAAACTTCAGCTT tgtgtcagtgttttgctGTGCTGGAGGATGGAGCATTGGCGCACAACCTGCAGGAACAGGAGA TTGAGCAATATTATAGCACCAACATCCAGAAGAACCAGCTAGTGCAAAATGACATTCGTGTAGCCAAACAGCTgcaggatgaggaagaggagcagagagccGAGCAGAGCGCTCTCCTCAGACAGGCCTCCAGGCAACT AGAGGAGCAAGACTTTGAGTATGCACGTATAATTCAAGAAGAGCTCCAGCGTTGTGCAGAGGAGGcccagaggagagagcaggacgATGAG GAAATAGCTAAACGACTGcaggaagaggagcagcagagaatgaggaggaggagcagagagcacGAGGGCCAGAGTGAAG GAATGTCCCCGCGACCAGAGGCAGGCGAGGAAAGCCTGGACCtgttggagctgcagcaggttcTGCAGGATGAAGAGTTGGCTCGTAAgcttcaggaggaagaggaaaagctTTTGAGAAGG aactCCCAGCCCTCTCCACGTAGTTCTTACCCAGAGGGAGACTTCAGAGTAGCACAAGTGGCGCAGGATGAG GAAATTGCACATTTTATGCAGAAGCAGGAAATTAAGTCAAAGCGTCGTTCTCGTGAGCTGGAGGGGCCGGCATCGTGGCGCGAGCACAGAGCGATGATTAGTCATCATGACAGACGAGCTGTACGTGACAGACAG GTCCCCCGAGAGAGGCTCGACTCAGAGGGCCTTCCTTCACCCACTGAGGACTGCTCTCCAGAGAACCAGCCACCAAGCCCTACCTCCACTATACC ACAAGCCCAGCAGATCAGAAACATTGCGGAAGAGCTTGATCCGACCTTTCAGGCGAGGAGACAAGGCATGGACAGCCTCAGAGTGGGACAAACAG CTCCAACCTGTCAATCACTTCCTGTGCCGCAGTCTGGATTACACGACTTCCTCGAGGAGCCTACTTTCATCCCACCCACGAAACggcaaacagacaaaccagGGCGCACTAAAcccaaagagaagaaagaaaattgcAAGCAGCAATAA